In Deinococcus maricopensis DSM 21211, one genomic interval encodes:
- a CDS encoding ABC transporter permease codes for MLRALMVEPLKLRRTPTLLLAVGVPLLIGVMGFLALRLGHVADAARLERLSQLMLGLWVATALPLGTAILGAQVVALEDGHLKHVLTQPVSRASVYLSKLAALLALLALGTAVLVGAYALVAGLAGILDGAALKQFARSAGWAGLGALPMAALAIGLSWRFRWPITIGSALVGSAGAAYALSNAVAWKFLPWSYPLALGSGAPTLHTPALLLTAVTFVGFTALGLLAFRTQEPR; via the coding sequence ATGCTGAGGGCCCTGATGGTCGAACCGCTGAAGCTGCGGCGCACGCCGACGCTGCTGCTCGCCGTGGGTGTGCCGCTGCTGATCGGCGTGATGGGGTTCCTGGCGCTGCGGCTCGGGCATGTGGCGGACGCCGCGCGGCTGGAGCGCTTGTCCCAGCTGATGCTGGGGCTGTGGGTGGCGACGGCCCTGCCGCTCGGCACGGCCATCCTCGGCGCGCAGGTGGTCGCGCTGGAGGACGGGCACCTGAAGCACGTGCTGACGCAGCCCGTGTCGCGGGCGAGCGTGTACCTGTCGAAGCTCGCGGCGCTGCTCGCGCTGCTCGCGCTCGGCACCGCCGTGCTGGTCGGCGCGTACGCGCTGGTCGCGGGCCTGGCGGGCATCCTGGACGGCGCCGCCCTCAAGCAGTTCGCGCGGAGTGCCGGCTGGGCGGGCCTGGGGGCCCTGCCGATGGCGGCGCTCGCCATCGGGCTCTCGTGGCGTTTCCGCTGGCCCATCACCATCGGGTCGGCGCTGGTCGGCTCGGCGGGCGCCGCGTACGCCCTGAGCAACGCGGTCGCGTGGAAGTTCCTGCCGTGGTCCTACCCGCTGGCGCTGGGCAGCGGCGCGCCGACCCTGCACACCCCGGCGCTGCTGCTCACCGCCGTGACGTTCGTGGGCTTCACGGCGCTAGGACTGCTGGCGTTCCGCACGCAAGAACCCCGCTGA
- a CDS encoding LacI family DNA-binding transcriptional regulator has protein sequence MPPARPKRATLKDVARTLGVSVATVSNAYNRPDQINPQTRQRVLDTAHALGYTGPDPAARNLRRGRTGNIGVLYGDDLQYAFADPAAGLFLQGVAGAVQTERLNLTLLPAPNDARAVMTAAVDGFILYCAAGDPAMQAALNRPTPLVLVDHDGLGDDHPTVRIDDAGGAAAASAHLRTLGHTRAAVLAFPGEDATDSHPTRERLRGYAQHLPLGVHRAPRNTPKGGAAAAHALLSAPDRPTALLCMSDQIALGALSAARALGLRVPEDLSLLGFDDVPGAALAGLSTVHQDHAAKGRAAGELLLALLHGDPAPSPPTLPTHLELRLTTGPAPRTGG, from the coding sequence ATGCCGCCCGCCCGCCCGAAGCGCGCCACCCTCAAGGATGTCGCCCGCACGCTCGGCGTGAGCGTCGCCACCGTCAGCAACGCCTACAACCGACCCGACCAGATCAACCCCCAGACCCGCCAGCGCGTCCTCGACACCGCCCACGCCCTCGGCTACACCGGCCCGGACCCCGCCGCCCGCAACCTCCGCCGCGGCCGCACCGGCAACATCGGTGTCCTGTACGGCGACGACCTCCAGTACGCCTTCGCCGACCCCGCCGCCGGTCTCTTCCTCCAGGGCGTCGCCGGCGCCGTCCAGACCGAACGCCTCAACCTCACCCTCCTGCCCGCCCCCAACGACGCGCGGGCCGTTATGACCGCCGCCGTCGACGGCTTCATCCTGTACTGCGCTGCCGGCGACCCCGCCATGCAGGCCGCCCTCAACCGCCCCACCCCCCTCGTCCTCGTGGACCACGACGGCCTCGGCGACGACCACCCCACCGTCCGCATCGACGACGCCGGCGGCGCCGCCGCCGCCAGCGCCCACCTCCGCACCCTCGGGCACACCCGCGCCGCCGTCCTCGCCTTCCCCGGCGAGGACGCCACCGACTCCCACCCCACCCGCGAACGCCTGCGCGGCTACGCCCAGCACCTCCCCCTTGGCGTGCACCGCGCCCCCCGCAACACCCCCAAAGGCGGCGCCGCCGCCGCGCACGCCCTCCTGAGCGCCCCCGACCGCCCCACGGCGCTGCTGTGCATGAGCGACCAGATCGCCCTCGGCGCCCTCAGCGCCGCCCGCGCCCTCGGCCTGCGCGTCCCCGAGGACCTCAGCCTCCTCGGCTTCGACGACGTGCCCGGCGCCGCCCTCGCCGGCCTCAGCACCGTCCACCAGGACCACGCCGCGAAAGGCCGCGCCGCCGGGGAACTGCTGCTCGCCCTGCTGCACGGCGACCCCGCCCCCAGCCCCCCCACGCTCCCCACCCACCTTGAACTTCGCTTGACCACCGGCCCCGCCCCCCGCACAGGCGGTTAA
- a CDS encoding serine hydrolase domain-containing protein, giving the protein MTHQGHPHDLPVVPPHTVGLDPQRLEQAERHLTAQRPHATSLLVARHGQLAFERYFGIQAHEAQDTQSITKSLVSLLTGVVVRRGLLHLDQPILQDWPDAQRTLTDPRWHAVTVRHLLTMTSGLPSEITNPAYDDAWFLNADPVHFTLTQTLRTEPGTEFHYSNAGVHLLGTLLARVTGQPLERVLQDTLLSPLGIPARPWPRDPQGRVWASGMLHLTPRELLRLGQLVLQEGQWQGHTLVPARWIKHMTRPWVEGYAFMEGLPRYGWLWWLPGPPEPPGLYATGYGGQYLAVFPDLELVVVMTGRVEPHPSHRHVIADLAAHVASSPRRPDP; this is encoded by the coding sequence ATGACCCACCAAGGCCACCCGCATGACCTGCCCGTCGTGCCGCCCCACACCGTGGGCCTGGACCCCCAACGGCTGGAGCAGGCCGAACGGCACCTCACGGCGCAACGGCCGCACGCCACCAGCCTGCTCGTCGCCCGGCACGGCCAGCTGGCCTTCGAGCGGTACTTCGGCATCCAGGCGCACGAGGCGCAGGACACGCAGTCCATCACCAAAAGCCTGGTGTCGCTGCTGACCGGCGTGGTCGTGCGGCGCGGCCTGCTGCACCTCGACCAGCCCATCCTGCAGGACTGGCCTGACGCCCAGCGCACCCTCACCGACCCCCGCTGGCACGCGGTGACGGTGCGGCACCTGCTGACCATGACGTCCGGCCTCCCCTCGGAAATCACCAACCCGGCCTACGACGACGCCTGGTTCCTGAACGCCGACCCCGTGCACTTCACGCTCACGCAGACGCTCCGAACAGAGCCCGGCACCGAATTCCACTACTCGAACGCCGGCGTGCACCTGCTCGGCACGCTGCTCGCCCGAGTGACCGGACAGCCGCTCGAACGTGTCCTGCAGGACACGCTGCTCTCACCCCTCGGCATCCCCGCACGGCCCTGGCCCAGGGACCCGCAGGGCCGCGTGTGGGCGTCGGGCATGCTGCACCTCACGCCCCGCGAACTGCTGCGCCTCGGCCAGCTGGTCCTGCAGGAAGGCCAGTGGCAGGGCCACACCCTCGTGCCGGCACGCTGGATCAAGCACATGACCCGCCCGTGGGTCGAAGGCTACGCCTTCATGGAGGGCCTGCCGCGCTACGGCTGGCTCTGGTGGCTGCCCGGCCCCCCGGAACCCCCTGGCCTCTACGCCACCGGCTACGGCGGTCAGTACCTCGCGGTGTTCCCCGACCTCGAACTGGTCGTCGTCATGACTGGCCGCGTCGAACCGCACCCCAGCCACCGCCACGTCATTGCGGACCTCGCAGCCCACGTGGCCTCCAGTCCGCGCCGGCCGGACCCGTAA
- the galE gene encoding UDP-glucose 4-epimerase GalE has translation MNLLVTGGAGYIGSHTVRALQRAGYTVTVLDNLSSGHAEALPDGATLAQVDLLDYSAVKDTLARVRPDAIVHFAALIEVGESMKEPARYYRNNVTGSLNLLQANAETVKAPIVFSSTAAVYGDAQSTPIPEDAPKAPTSVYGETKLMTEHMLNAFDRAHGIRHIKLRYFNVCGAQPGGQIGEDHPNKTHLIELALLTALGQREKMMIFGEDYPTPDGTCIRDYIHVADLADAHVLAVKALLDGAPSNAYNVGLGHGFSVRQVLDAVDDVLGTPLKREIAPRRAGDPPSLVADSHRIQQELHWTPQFTDLREIIRTAWDWHRTHPHGFKS, from the coding sequence ATGAACCTCCTCGTGACCGGCGGCGCCGGCTACATCGGCAGCCACACCGTCCGCGCGCTGCAACGCGCCGGGTACACCGTCACTGTCCTCGACAACCTCAGCAGCGGCCACGCCGAAGCCCTCCCGGACGGCGCCACCCTCGCGCAGGTCGACCTGCTCGACTACAGCGCCGTCAAAGACACCCTCGCGCGCGTCCGCCCGGACGCCATCGTGCACTTCGCGGCACTCATCGAGGTCGGCGAGAGCATGAAGGAGCCCGCCCGCTACTACCGCAACAACGTCACCGGCAGCCTCAACCTCCTGCAAGCCAACGCCGAAACCGTCAAGGCCCCCATCGTGTTCAGCAGCACCGCCGCCGTGTACGGCGACGCGCAGAGCACGCCCATCCCCGAAGACGCCCCCAAGGCGCCCACCAGCGTGTACGGCGAAACAAAACTCATGACCGAACACATGCTGAACGCCTTCGACCGCGCGCACGGCATCCGCCACATCAAACTCCGCTACTTCAACGTGTGCGGCGCGCAACCCGGCGGCCAGATCGGCGAGGACCACCCCAACAAAACGCACCTGATCGAACTCGCGCTGCTCACCGCCCTCGGCCAGCGCGAGAAAATGATGATCTTCGGCGAGGACTACCCCACCCCGGACGGCACCTGCATCCGCGACTACATCCACGTCGCCGACCTCGCCGACGCGCACGTCCTCGCCGTGAAAGCCCTGCTGGACGGCGCCCCCAGCAACGCCTACAACGTCGGCCTCGGCCACGGCTTCAGCGTCCGCCAGGTCCTCGACGCCGTCGACGACGTACTCGGCACGCCCCTCAAACGCGAAATCGCCCCCCGCCGCGCCGGCGACCCCCCCAGCCTCGTCGCCGACAGCCACCGCATCCAGCAGGAACTCCACTGGACGCCGCAGTTCACGGACCTGCGCGAAATCATCCGCACCGCCTGGGACTGGCACCGCACCCACCCGCACGGCTTCAAGAGCTGA
- a CDS encoding NADPH:quinone oxidoreductase family protein: protein MTDSTMRALVVEQLGGPEVLQLRDVPVPQPGAGQVRVKVEAVGINFADVLAVRGEYLTRTRLPMTPGMEFAGSVDALGEGVMGFSVGQRVAVLGGVGGLAEFAVVPAGALLPVPESLSAPEAAAFPVSYLTAFFALSTLGYSRAGEWVVVQAAAGALGTASVQLAKSMGLNVIALASSDEKLQVARDLGADVTFTSDTADLVDRVREATGGRGANLVLEVVGGKGFQGSLDMLAPRGRVIVIGAASREPSTLRPVELMKRNLTVTGLWLTSLMQDPEAAREAVAFLTPLLASGQVRPQVGPTYALAETGQAFEDLLGRRTTGKVIIEPQR, encoded by the coding sequence ATGACGGATTCCACGATGCGTGCGCTCGTTGTCGAGCAGCTTGGCGGCCCTGAAGTTCTGCAACTCCGTGACGTGCCCGTGCCGCAGCCCGGCGCGGGTCAGGTGCGCGTGAAGGTGGAGGCTGTGGGCATCAACTTCGCGGATGTGCTGGCGGTGCGCGGGGAGTACCTGACGCGCACGCGCCTTCCGATGACGCCCGGCATGGAGTTCGCGGGGTCGGTGGACGCGCTTGGCGAGGGCGTGATGGGCTTCAGCGTGGGGCAGCGCGTGGCGGTGCTGGGCGGCGTGGGCGGCCTGGCGGAGTTCGCGGTGGTGCCGGCGGGCGCGTTGTTGCCGGTGCCGGAGAGCCTGAGCGCGCCGGAGGCGGCGGCGTTCCCGGTGTCGTATCTGACGGCGTTTTTCGCGCTGAGCACCCTCGGGTATAGCCGCGCGGGTGAGTGGGTGGTCGTGCAGGCGGCGGCGGGCGCGCTGGGCACCGCGAGCGTACAGCTCGCCAAGAGCATGGGCCTGAACGTGATCGCGTTGGCGAGCAGCGACGAGAAGCTGCAGGTCGCGCGTGACCTGGGCGCGGACGTGACGTTCACGTCGGACACGGCGGACCTGGTGGACCGCGTGCGCGAGGCGACGGGCGGGCGCGGCGCGAACCTGGTGCTGGAGGTCGTGGGCGGCAAGGGCTTCCAGGGCAGCCTGGATATGCTGGCGCCGCGTGGGCGCGTGATCGTGATCGGCGCGGCGAGCCGTGAGCCGTCCACGCTGCGTCCGGTGGAGCTGATGAAGCGGAACCTGACTGTGACGGGCCTGTGGCTCACGAGCCTGATGCAGGATCCGGAGGCGGCGCGCGAGGCGGTGGCGTTCCTGACGCCGCTGCTGGCGAGCGGGCAGGTGCGCCCGCAGGTGGGGCCGACGTACGCGCTCGCGGAGACGGGGCAGGCGTTCGAGGACCTGCTGGGGCGCCGCACGACCGGCAAGGTGATTATCGAGCCGCAGCGCTGA
- the pulA gene encoding pullulanase-type alpha-1,6-glucosidase produces the protein MKRFATLLTFALTAQAVALTGPAFPAVPALPALIAQAAATLTPALPIAQNVLRVRYVRPDGQYTGWGLHVWEDTTAAVEWAKPLAPTGIDANGAYWDVPLKAGAAKVGFIVHNGDEKDPGADLFADPGQGREVLVRSGVADFTYVTSDAPVPDGVARLHYHRPDGQYDGWGLHAWEDTTATVEWSKPLPPTGTDAFGAYWDVPLKADWAKLSFIVHKGDEKDPGADMRLERTAGNQGWIVSGQDQVYTQKPDVTVRQIGDLTKQQAHWLTRDLIAVKPELVADGAIVNLHYSLTGDLKLTAAGVQGGQTLPLIPVPGGLSAALKAKYPHLAAYALVQVRPEEAAQVPGALRGQLAVSSTRLDDTLVDATGVQTYGALDDLDTYTGPLGAQWQGNKPTLRLWAPTAQAVKLHVWLDGQERVLPMVAGAQGVWSIAGDATWNGASYVYEVKVFAPSTGKVETNLVTDPYSLALTRGSARSVLVDLNDPALKPPGWDALRKPALASASDLSFYELHLRDFSVDDATVPAAQRGTYLAFTQAGSAGMRHLRALADAGLKAVHLLPTFDIATISEDKAAWKTPGDLSRLAPNSDAQQAAVNAVKEQDAYNWGYDPYHYMVPEGSYAVNPDARTREYRQMVMALNGAGLRVVQDVVFNHTNASGQAERSVLDRIVPGYYHRLDLNGAVTNSTCCSNTATEHNMMRRLMVDTLVLYARQYKIDAFRFDLMGHHMVEDLRAVRAALDALTVQKDGVDGRSVYVYGEGWDFGEVAQNARGANATQRNLYGLGIGTFNDRIRDAIRGGSPFGGLQDQGFATGLVSLPNGQPQNTDKARLLRLTDQIKVGLSGNLRDFTFTDSAGKKVTGAGVDYNGQPTGYAASPREAINYASAHDNQTLFDGVLLKAPVNATTAQRVRMQNLAHSLVLLGQGLPFSQAGDDLLRSKSFDTDSYNSGDWFNMIDWTGRDNGFGRGLPPAEKNAAQWDLYRPLLGNAALKPTQADAQRAADHYREMLRVRYSTPLFRLPTAQAVQQALTFLNADPGVIVMKLSGSQGPYRNVVVVFNGTGTATNVRDAALNGLKLDLHPALQKSSDALVRTSKASNGTLSVPALTTAVFVGK, from the coding sequence ACAACGGCGACGAGAAGGACCCCGGCGCGGACCTGTTCGCGGACCCCGGCCAGGGCCGCGAGGTGCTCGTCCGCAGCGGCGTGGCGGACTTCACGTACGTCACATCGGACGCGCCCGTGCCGGACGGCGTGGCCCGCCTGCACTACCACCGCCCGGACGGGCAGTACGACGGGTGGGGCCTGCACGCCTGGGAGGACACCACCGCCACCGTCGAGTGGAGCAAACCCCTCCCCCCCACCGGCACGGACGCGTTCGGCGCGTACTGGGACGTGCCGCTCAAGGCGGACTGGGCGAAACTTTCATTCATCGTGCACAAGGGCGACGAGAAGGACCCCGGCGCGGACATGCGCCTGGAGCGCACCGCCGGGAACCAGGGGTGGATCGTGAGCGGACAGGACCAGGTGTACACGCAGAAACCCGACGTGACCGTGCGGCAGATCGGCGACCTCACGAAGCAGCAGGCGCACTGGCTCACCCGGGACCTGATCGCCGTGAAACCCGAACTGGTCGCGGATGGCGCCATCGTGAACCTGCATTACAGCCTCACCGGCGACCTGAAGCTCACCGCGGCGGGCGTGCAGGGCGGCCAGACCCTCCCCCTGATTCCCGTGCCGGGCGGCCTGAGCGCCGCCCTCAAGGCGAAGTACCCGCACCTCGCCGCGTACGCGCTCGTGCAGGTCCGCCCGGAAGAGGCCGCGCAGGTCCCCGGCGCGCTGCGCGGCCAGCTGGCCGTGAGCAGCACGCGCCTCGACGACACGCTCGTGGACGCCACCGGCGTGCAGACGTACGGCGCGCTCGACGACCTCGACACGTACACGGGTCCGCTCGGCGCGCAGTGGCAGGGGAACAAGCCGACGTTGCGGTTGTGGGCGCCCACCGCGCAGGCCGTGAAGCTGCACGTGTGGCTGGACGGGCAGGAGCGGGTGCTGCCCATGGTGGCGGGCGCGCAGGGCGTGTGGAGCATCGCCGGGGACGCCACCTGGAACGGCGCGTCGTACGTGTACGAGGTGAAGGTCTTCGCGCCCAGCACCGGCAAGGTCGAGACGAACCTCGTCACGGACCCGTACTCGCTGGCGCTCACGCGCGGCAGCGCCCGCTCGGTCCTCGTGGACCTGAACGACCCGGCGCTGAAACCGCCGGGCTGGGACGCGCTGAGAAAGCCTGCGCTGGCAAGCGCGTCGGACCTGAGCTTCTACGAGCTGCACCTGCGGGACTTCAGCGTGGACGACGCGACCGTACCCGCCGCGCAGCGCGGCACGTACCTCGCGTTCACGCAGGCGGGCAGCGCCGGCATGCGGCACCTGCGGGCCCTCGCGGACGCCGGCCTGAAGGCCGTGCACCTGCTGCCCACCTTCGACATCGCCACCATCAGCGAGGACAAAGCCGCCTGGAAGACCCCCGGTGACCTCAGCCGCCTCGCGCCGAACAGCGACGCGCAGCAGGCCGCCGTGAACGCCGTGAAGGAACAGGATGCGTACAACTGGGGGTACGACCCGTACCACTACATGGTCCCTGAAGGCAGCTACGCCGTGAACCCCGACGCGCGCACGCGGGAGTACCGGCAGATGGTCATGGCGCTGAACGGCGCCGGGCTGCGCGTTGTTCAGGACGTCGTGTTCAACCACACGAACGCGTCCGGGCAGGCGGAACGCAGCGTCCTGGACCGCATCGTGCCCGGCTACTACCATCGCCTCGACCTGAACGGCGCCGTCACGAACAGCACCTGCTGCAGCAACACCGCCACCGAACACAACATGATGCGCAGACTCATGGTCGACACGCTCGTGCTGTACGCCCGGCAGTACAAGATCGACGCCTTCCGCTTCGACCTGATGGGCCACCACATGGTGGAGGACCTGCGCGCCGTGCGCGCGGCCCTCGACGCCCTCACTGTCCAGAAGGACGGCGTGGACGGCCGCAGCGTCTACGTGTACGGCGAAGGCTGGGACTTCGGGGAGGTCGCGCAGAACGCGCGCGGCGCGAACGCCACGCAGCGGAACCTGTACGGCCTGGGCATTGGCACCTTCAACGACCGCATCCGCGACGCGATTCGCGGCGGCAGCCCCTTCGGCGGCCTGCAGGACCAGGGCTTCGCGACGGGCCTCGTGTCGCTCCCGAACGGCCAGCCGCAGAACACCGACAAGGCGCGGCTGCTGCGCCTCACGGACCAGATCAAGGTCGGCCTGAGCGGCAACCTGCGCGACTTCACGTTCACGGACTCCGCCGGGAAGAAGGTCACGGGCGCGGGCGTGGACTACAACGGCCAGCCCACCGGGTACGCCGCCAGCCCCCGCGAGGCAATCAACTACGCCTCCGCGCACGACAACCAGACGTTGTTCGACGGCGTGCTCCTGAAAGCCCCCGTGAACGCCACCACCGCGCAGCGCGTCCGCATGCAGAACCTCGCGCACAGCCTCGTGCTGCTCGGTCAGGGCCTCCCGTTCAGCCAGGCGGGCGACGACCTGCTGCGCAGCAAGAGCTTCGATACGGACAGCTACAACAGCGGCGACTGGTTCAACATGATCGACTGGACCGGCCGCGACAACGGCTTCGGGCGGGGCCTACCACCCGCCGAGAAGAACGCCGCCCAGTGGGACCTGTACCGCCCGCTGCTCGGCAACGCCGCCCTGAAGCCCACCCAGGCGGACGCGCAACGCGCCGCCGACCACTACCGCGAGATGCTCCGCGTGCGCTACAGCACGCCGCTGTTCCGCCTGCCGACCGCGCAGGCCGTGCAGCAGGCCCTGACATTCCTGAACGCCGACCCGGGCGTGATCGTCATGAAGCTCAGCGGCAGCCAGGGCCCGTACCGCAACGTCGTCGTCGTGTTCAACGGCACCGGCACCGCCACGAACGTGCGCGACGCGGCGCTGAACGGCCTGAAGCTCGATCTGCACCCCGCGCTGCAGAAGAGCAGCGACGCCCTCGTGCGGACCAGTAAGGCCTCGAACGGCACCCTGAGCGTACCGGCCCTCACCACAGCCGTGTTCGTCGGGAAGTAA
- a CDS encoding MFS transporter, whose amino-acid sequence MSPAASALARLALAIVLTLSPWFSAAAILPHLRAQHALGDAASAWLTVAVQLGFVLGATLSAGLSLADRVAPRTLILLGALGAAACNALLLSDHTAVLFTARALTGAALALVYPPALKAMTAWYATRGRGFALGTLVGALTLGGAIPHLVNALGGADARTVILATTVMAAAGGLLAARTPEGPHRTPGAPVTARDALSALRPRAVRLATLGYLAHMWELYAMWAWFGVYLRETRHLTAGAAALATFAVIGVGAFGCVVGGVLADRWGRARLITLSLALSGGSALSLAALTAAHAPTTLILIVALIWGFWIIADSAQYSALVGEHAPPRSSARPSPPRWPSASCSPPSPSPSHRCCAPNSAGPSRSRCSASARSSGCPPCAP is encoded by the coding sequence ATGTCCCCGGCGGCGTCCGCCCTGGCGCGCCTCGCGCTCGCCATCGTCCTCACCCTCAGCCCCTGGTTCAGCGCCGCCGCGATCCTCCCGCACCTCCGCGCGCAGCACGCCCTCGGCGACGCCGCCAGCGCGTGGCTCACCGTCGCCGTGCAGCTCGGCTTCGTGCTCGGCGCGACCCTCAGCGCCGGCCTGAGCCTCGCGGACCGCGTGGCGCCGCGCACACTCATCCTGCTGGGCGCCCTCGGCGCCGCCGCCTGCAACGCCCTGCTGCTCAGCGACCACACCGCCGTGCTGTTCACCGCCCGCGCCCTCACCGGCGCGGCCCTGGCGCTCGTGTACCCGCCCGCGCTCAAAGCCATGACCGCCTGGTACGCCACGCGCGGACGCGGCTTCGCGCTCGGCACGCTCGTGGGCGCCCTCACGCTCGGCGGCGCCATCCCGCACCTCGTCAACGCCCTCGGCGGCGCCGATGCCCGCACCGTCATCCTCGCCACCACCGTCATGGCCGCTGCCGGGGGCCTGCTCGCCGCCCGCACCCCCGAAGGGCCGCACCGCACGCCCGGCGCGCCCGTCACCGCGCGCGACGCCCTCAGCGCCCTGCGGCCCCGCGCCGTGCGCCTCGCCACGCTCGGCTACCTCGCGCACATGTGGGAGCTGTACGCCATGTGGGCGTGGTTCGGCGTGTACCTCCGCGAAACCCGCCACCTGACCGCCGGCGCCGCCGCGCTCGCCACCTTCGCCGTCATTGGCGTGGGCGCGTTCGGCTGCGTGGTCGGCGGCGTCCTCGCGGACCGCTGGGGCCGCGCGCGCCTCATCACCCTCAGCCTCGCCCTGTCCGGCGGGAGCGCCCTGAGCCTCGCCGCGCTCACCGCCGCGCACGCCCCCACCACACTCATCCTGATCGTCGCGCTCATCTGGGGCTTCTGGATCATCGCGGACAGCGCGCAGTACAGCGCCCTCGTCGGCGAGCACGCCCCCCCGCGCTCGTCGGCACGGCCCTCACCGCCCAGATGGCCCTCGGCTTCCTGCTCACCGCCGTCACCGTCGCCCTCACACCGCTGCTGCGCACCGAACTCGGCTGGCCCATCACGCTCGCGCTGCTCGGCGTCGGCGCGCTCCTCGGGCTGCCCGCCCTGCGCGCCCTGA
- a CDS encoding MFS transporter, protein MTHTTHPTPALHAHHATWLVFFLCGVLYASWVVHIPAVSARLHLTPALLGSLLLLIAVGSLLSMTLAGHLTARHGSAATTRAFALISALLLLPPLIAPDAVTLGLALFAFGFANGGLDVAMNAQGVTVERTLQRPTLSGYHAGYSLGNLAGAGLGSLLISAGVTAVPHALSVSVVMLALALLTGPRLLRHDQRSADAAQQGPAARLSPALLLTGLLCLLGMLGEGAMADWSGLYYQQVLHAPAALTGLGFIAFTCTMTLGRVFGDRLRAQLGDLTVVRGGALIAGVGLGAALLTRDPVLTALGFAAFGVGAANVVPALYGAAGHVGGGPGIARVATLGYLGFLAGPPLLGFVAQGTSLPVALALVAGAALIIAGLSGRALQPAA, encoded by the coding sequence ATGACCCACACCACCCACCCAACCCCCGCCCTCCACGCGCACCACGCCACCTGGCTGGTGTTCTTCCTGTGCGGCGTCCTATATGCCTCCTGGGTCGTGCACATCCCCGCCGTGAGCGCCCGCCTGCACCTCACCCCCGCCCTGCTGGGCAGCCTGCTGCTGCTCATCGCTGTCGGCAGCCTGCTCAGCATGACCCTGGCCGGGCACCTCACCGCCCGCCACGGCAGCGCCGCCACCACCCGCGCCTTCGCGCTGATCAGCGCCTTGTTGCTTCTGCCCCCGCTGATCGCCCCGGACGCCGTGACGCTCGGTCTGGCGCTGTTCGCGTTCGGCTTCGCGAACGGCGGGCTGGACGTCGCCATGAACGCACAGGGCGTCACCGTCGAACGCACCCTGCAGCGCCCCACGCTCAGCGGCTACCACGCCGGGTACAGCCTCGGGAACCTGGCAGGCGCCGGCCTCGGCAGTCTCCTGATCAGCGCGGGCGTCACCGCCGTCCCCCACGCGCTCAGCGTGAGCGTCGTCATGCTCGCGCTGGCACTGCTCACCGGCCCTCGCCTGCTGCGCCACGACCAGCGCAGCGCGGACGCCGCCCAGCAAGGCCCGGCCGCGCGCCTCTCCCCCGCCCTGCTGCTCACCGGGCTGCTGTGCCTGCTCGGCATGCTCGGCGAGGGCGCCATGGCCGACTGGAGCGGCCTGTACTACCAGCAGGTCCTGCACGCACCCGCCGCGCTCACGGGCCTGGGCTTCATTGCCTTCACGTGCACCATGACGCTCGGCCGCGTGTTCGGGGATCGCCTGCGCGCGCAGCTCGGCGACCTGACGGTCGTGCGCGGCGGCGCGCTCATCGCCGGGGTGGGCCTCGGCGCGGCCCTGCTGACCCGCGACCCGGTCCTGACCGCCCTGGGCTTCGCGGCGTTCGGGGTGGGCGCCGCGAACGTCGTCCCCGCGCTGTACGGCGCGGCCGGGCACGTCGGCGGCGGGCCGGGCATCGCGCGCGTCGCCACGCTCGGGTACCTGGGGTTCCTGGCGGGCCCGCCGCTGCTGGGCTTCGTGGCGCAGGGGACCAGCCTGCCGGTCGCGCTGGCGCTGGTGGCGGGCGCGGCGCTGATCATCGCGGGCCTGTCGGGCCGCGCCCTGCAACCCGCAGCGTAA